In Dermacentor silvarum isolate Dsil-2018 chromosome 2, BIME_Dsil_1.4, whole genome shotgun sequence, the following proteins share a genomic window:
- the LOC119440760 gene encoding uncharacterized protein LOC119440760, protein MWSTNPLLFFMQVLTSVIMRMPLPLLAKSTSVSVGRSYPCFDDVKAWDTGVNRDSIRPATPPVMERILDEMPLALLPSSTTIQLPIKEERLPLAHCGLGGIATMWSTNPLLFFMQVCEPRSLYAKKTNNYSLVQLPSPQCCLCIVSECLCVIRCLLLLSGDIENSERTTQLVHKLDARVDDAENRSRRNNLIFYGLPDPSASEPSSESEKIILRHCSDHLKVSLDPKEIERAHRIGRYSPDRKRPIIVKFVFFKTKEAVLSNGRNFKGTDFSVAEDFSPAVRNARKHLVAFAKAKSVPFSLRFKTLFIGSKRYVYDEASQTIKEV, encoded by the exons atgtggtccactaacccgctgctgttcttcatgcaggttttgacgtcagttatcatgcgcatgccactgcctcttcttgcgaaatcaacgAGCGTCAGTGTGGGACGATCATacccgtgcttcgatgacgtgaAAGCATGGGATACCGGAGTcaacagggattcaatccgtccggcgacgccgccagtgatggagcggatcctcgacgaaatgccgctagccctgctgccatcgtcaacaaccatccagctgcctataaaagaggagcgactacccctggcgcactgtgggctcggtggcattgccacgatgtggtccactaacccgctgctgttcttcatgcaggtctGTGAACCAAGGTCTCTTTACGCTAAGAAAACCAATAATTATTCTCTTGTGCAGCTACCGAGCCCGCAGTGCTGCTTGTGCATTGTTTCTGAGTGCCTTTGTGTTATCAGATGCCTTTTGTTACTCTCTGGGGATATTGAAA ACAGTGAACGAACGACGCAGCTGGTTCATAAACTGGATGCCCGCGTGGATGATGCTGAGAACCGGTCAAGGCGAAATAATTTGATTTTTTATGGCCTCCCCGATCCATCTGCATCAGAGCCATCAAGCGAATCAGAAAAAATTATCTTGCGCCACTGCTCGGATCATCTGAAAGTATCGCTTGACCCTAAGGAAATAGAGCGAGCGCATCGTATTGGTCGGTATTCCCCTGATCGCAAGCGCCCAATTATAGTTAAATTTGTATTCTTTAAAACAAAGGAAGCTGTCCTTTCTAATGGCCGTAATTTTAAAGGCACTGACTTCAGCGTTGCCGAAGATTTTTCGCCGGCTGTTAGGAATGCCCGTAAACACCTTGTCGCCTTCGCAAAAGCTAAGTCTGTGCCATTTTCCCTGCGTTTCAAAACGCTATTCATAGGTTCCAAGCGCTACGTATATGATGAAGCTTCGCAGACGATTAAAGAAGTATAG